The following coding sequences lie in one Rutidosis leptorrhynchoides isolate AG116_Rl617_1_P2 chromosome 4, CSIRO_AGI_Rlap_v1, whole genome shotgun sequence genomic window:
- the LOC139845513 gene encoding uncharacterized protein: MSFLVGRLAAGKEGAYFLQESKQAVGRLADKINKPTTSRATPAPTIHENGADILPEILKHNLPSGIFKPPSDSTLSNGSKWILQSDETIGGVSSVSRDAINPLRAYVSLPQVTFGPKRWQLPNSDNSFSASTANELRTDKYTPINAEKLKAAAVGLSQIAKAFAAATAIVFGGATLTIGLAVSQLELHTTDDIRIKGKDMVQPKFDAIKDQVAPLRTWAEGVANKWHVQKKEDITEKPLVKELSRMLNAKRST, encoded by the exons ATGAGTTTTTTGGTCGGAAGATTAGCAGCAGGAAAAGAAGGCGCCTACTTCTTACAAGAATCCAAACAAGCCGTCGGCCGTCTCGCTGATAAAATTAATAAACCCACCACTTCCCGCGCTACTCCGGCGCCCACAATTCACGAAAACGGTGCCGATATTTTACCCGAGATATTGAAACACAATTTACCGTCAGGTATTTTCAAACCACCCTCTGATTCAACTCTATCAAATGGATCGAAGTGGATTCTTCAGTCTGATGAAACAATTGGCGGTGTGTCTTCTGTTTCGCGTGATGCTATTAACCCTCTTAGGGCTTACGTgtcactacctcaagttacttttgGACCCAAAAG ATGGCAGTTGCCAAACTCAGATAATTCATTTTCCGCTTCAACTGCGAATGAACTCCGTACGGACAAGTACACGCCTATTAATGCCGAGAAGTTGAAGGCAGCAGCTGTTGGTTTATCACAAA TTGCCAAAGCATTTGCTGCTGCAACTGCCATTGTCTTTGGCGGAGCCACGCTAACTATCGGACTTGCAGTCTCACAACTTGAGTTACATACT ACAGATGATATTCGAATAAAAGGAAAAGATATGGTTCAGCCAAAATTTGATGCAATTAAAGATCAAGTGGCCCCTTTAAGAACTTGG GCGGAAGGTGTAGCAAACAAATGGCATGTGCAGAAAAAGGAAGATATAACAGAGAAGCCTTTGGTGAAGGAGCTTTCAAGAATGTTGAACGCCAAAAGATCTACCTAA